A stretch of DNA from Candidatus Poribacteria bacterium:
CCCGTGTTCCATTGCGTCATCTGAATGATGTGACAATCTTCGCCCAGCGTATCTTCGACCAATTCGATGACGCCCGGTTTGTCTAGAAATTCGAGGTAGAGCGGATCTCGATTAAACGCATTCTGAATCGTTTTAATCCCGCTGCCTTCAGGATCAATAAAATCCCACCTCGGCGTTGCCACGCTTTTGATGCGGTCAGAACATTCGCGCAATTCCTGAACCTGTTCAGGGTTGAGAACCGCGGGAAGAAAAACAAAGCCATCGCGCTCCATCGCCTGCGATCGTTCTTCTCGACTCTCATAAGCGGTCAGCTCGGCGGCTAGCTTTGAGGACACCTCTGCTGTGGAGGTCTGCTGCGTTGGTTGCATCGGTCAATGCTCCTTCCTATGATCTCTTAAGCCAGTTTGGGTGGTAGACCCTCAGTCGTATTATAGCCGCCCCCAGCGGTGATGGGCCAGGATTGACCTCCCTTGAACTCGAAATCATCGCCAAGGCCGCACAACCACTGAAACAACCGGGCAACATGGATGGAGTCGTACCACTTTTCAAGCACCGAAACGTCTGGCATAAACTTCATCTGCATAAAGTCAGTAGAAGGATCGACCACCCAATCGCGTTGCGGCGGGACCGTCCGCCAATAGTTGTATTTAAGCAAGTTGCGGATACCGCTGCCGGTGGAGGAGGTGGCGCGGTGCCAAATACTGTAGTGCGTGATAAAAATTGAGCCCGCCGGTGCCGCCGTTTTTACACCCTTTCGGATGTTGCCGTAGTGACTCATGAAGCGGCGTTTGGCGCGGACTAAGTGTGAACTGGGCACCAATTCGGTCGGTCCCATCTCTTTCGGTGTGTCTTGGGGGTAGTAAAACACCTGTAAAAATTCGAGGCGTGTTGCGTCGATAGCGCCGCCGTCCCTATGCCAACCACAGTTCAAAGTCCTAGGACACTCGACACGGTGGTTGCTCATGATCATCGGCAGCTTGAAGTCCTTTCCCAGCAGCGACCGCACCGCACCCGCCGCCTGCGGATTTTTAAGGACGCCTTCGACGAACCAGTCTTCAGCGAGGATTTCGACCGGTTCTAGGTGAGTGTGTTCATCCATAAAGTCTGAGACGCGGTGATTAATTTCATCTGATACCACGCCTTCGAGGATGATAAATCCCTTCTGACAAAATTCGATTACCTCTTGATCTGTTAGCGTCGGTTCGCAATCGTATGTTTGATCGATCATTGGTAAAATCCTTTCGTGAAAGTGCTACGGTTGTGGGTTCACTTTTCAAGGATAAATTCGCAACCTAGCCCATAGGTTTCGTTTTCTCCCACTAACATCAGTGTCATTTCGGGAAACTTAACGATATGCCAACCGTCGAGCATTGCCTCATGCACGGTCTGGTAGGGCCAATCTTCAGGTTCGTCGGGACCGTTGTGTACGCCGTCACCATCGACGATTGACATGCCCTCAACCGCCGAGGTAACTGACGTATTTGTGGCTTGGAGATATAACAGGCGTTGGGGCTTTGCCGCTGCGTCCAATGCACCGTTAACGTTTTCCAACGCCCGCTGCAAATCCTGCTCCGCCAGCGTGCCCGCACGAAATTTGTCCAAACACTGTTCTAGCTGTTCCTTCACTTGAATCATATCTAAGCCTCTTTCAGTTTGGTAACTTCTTATGATAATGCAAGTTGCTAGACAACCCCGATAAATCGGGATTTCGGTGCGCTCAACCTGCCCCTACATTGGGTGGAATTCTTGTAGGGGCAACCCCCGATAGATCCCCGATAAATCGGGACAGGCGGGATGCAAGCGCTTGTGGTTTCCCTATCGTAGGTCGAGATATGAATCTCGACCTACATAAGCACAAGAGACCGACAATTACCCCGGTGGTTTAGAACAGATGGAACGGAGATCCCCGCTCCCTACGAACTAAGTCCCAGTCGGGGTTTTCGTAGGGAACAACGATCGCTGTTCCCTACAACTACTGCTATCAATACGCCCTAGCAACTTGCGTTAAATTAGTGTAGATTTGTGCGATTAGCGGACCTGAACCGCTCCGGACGATATGGAGCAAGCATTTCAACATGGGCACCATCAACGATTTCTACCGTTGCCAATTCTCCCACTAAAGGTGCCAACGTGACCCCGCTGTGCATCAAAGCGATATACAGATTGGGTGCCGCATCACAAAATCCTATGACCGGTAACTCATCGATCGGCATTGGGCGGTAGCCCACCGGTATTGGAATCGTTCGTGCACCGACAAGGGTTGGTAGGTAGTGGACAGCGCGACCCAACAGGTCGTCCGCATGTTCTTGGGAGTCGTCTTGGTCTACACTCTCCTGTGAGCCTTGACCGATAGCAAGTGTCCCATCGGCGGATTGTCGCAGGTGAATTTCATGTCGATTTTCGTCGATGGGTGGTAGGTGAAGCACTGAAACGTTCTGTAGTATCGGTGGCTGTGGATCGGTACGAACCACGACGCCGGGACTGTGCTGTTGGGGAATGTGAACGCTAGCCGTAGCGGCGAGTTCTGTTGTATCAGTTCCGCTTGCCAATACCACTACGTCACAACTGATCTCTTCGCTGGGGGTATTGACCGCCTTTATCTTTCCCCGCTGGTCGAGGCATAGTTCCGTGACCGGGGTGTGGGTATGCACCGAGGCTCCCGCCTCACACGCACGTTGTAGACAAGCTTCAATCACTTTGAATGGGTCCACCCGCCCGTCAATCTCCGAAAAAGAGGCTATCTCCACAGGGCCGGGAGAAAGACCGGGCTCAAGTTCGCGGAGTTCGTCACTCGAAATGATGCGGATAGGATATCCCCATGCCTGTAGTTGCTTGACACGTTGCCGCAACACCTCAACCCGCTCCGGCATACTTTCCCACCGAAGTTCACCGCCCCAATGCAGGTCGAGATCCCCTCCTAACCTGCGAGCAAATCGATCCCAGATATCCATTGATCGACGGTTGAAATGGTGATAGCTCACAGGATCTTTGCCGAAGGAATTTAGCCACGCAAAGGAGTGTCCCGACGCTCCCGCGCACGATTCATCCCGCTCAAGGACGGTCACGGCAATATCTTTGCGACGCGACAGGTGATAGGCTATTGATGCCCCAACAATCCCCGCGCCTACCACAACAATCCTTAACTTTTTCGCGTCAGAATAATCTCGCTCGCTTGTTGCCATTTCAACCCTTCACAATAACAGAAAAAGAAAACGGGAAAACAAGGGAGCATGTATGAGGAAACGCGTGTTTGCGCTCACTCGCCTCCTCAAAACCTCGCCTCCCTCCTTCCAGTCTCGTTTTCTTTACTGCTCAACCCAACATCTCTATATTCGTTACTAACTTTTCCTGTTCTGATTCAAGGACTGCAAGCCGGGCGCGTTTCTGCTCGACAACCGCTTCCGGGGCGCGGTTGACAAAATTCGGATTGTCTAACGTTTTCTGGGTGCCGGTGAGTTCTTTGACTACCTTGTCCAACCGCTTCTGCAAACGGTCTTTCTCCTTCTCAATGTCGATGATGCCCGCAAGTGGGATGTAGATCACAATGTCGCTAATCACTGCTACGGCGGCGGCAGCGGGCTTCTCCTGATGTTCAGCGATGGAGATTTGTGAGAACCGTGTGAACGCCGGCAGGTATTCCTCCAAATGTCCGTTGAGAAGTTCAGCCGTTTCCGGGTTCGGGGCTTGAATCCGGATTTCAACTTCGCTGGAAGGTGGCACATTCATCTCACCACGGACGCTGCGGATAGCATCGATAACGTCCATGATTGTCTGCATCGCCTCTTCCGCCTTCTTATCCGTCTCGGTCCCTTGCGGTTCGGGCCAAGGGGCGACCATGATGCTATCACCTTCGTGCGGGAGTCGCTGCCAGATCTCCTCTGTGATGAACGGCATGATTGGATGCAGCATTCGCATTGTGCCTTCGAGGATTTCAGAGGCAACCGCCTGCGCGGTATGTTTCGCCGTGGGGTCATCGGTATAGTAAAGACGCTGCTTGATGAGTTCGACGTACCAATCACAAAACTCGTGCCAGAGGAATTCATAGAGCGCGTGCGCAGCATCGCTAAAGTGGAACTCCTCAAAGCAGGTCGTCACCGTTTCCACGGTTGCGTTGTAGCGGCTGCGAATCCACTGATCGCACAGGATAAGATCCGTCGGCTGACCGGGCTGAAAATCATCAAGATTCATCAACAGCAAGCGCGAGGCATTCCAGATCTTGTTGGCAAACCGTTTACCCGCCTCGATTTGAGATTCAGCCAGGGCGATATATGGATTCGGCACAGCAGAAAATACTAGCGCGAATCGGAACGCATCGGCACCGTATTGGTGGATGGTTGGCACGGGGTCGATCGCGTTACCTTTCGACTTGCTCTGTTTCTGACCGTGTTCATCAGCGACCAGTGGATGGAGGTAGACACGGCGAAATGGCACTTCGTCCATACACTGGAGACCGAGCATCGCCATCCGGACGACCCAGAAGAAGAGAATATCCCACGCAGTCACCAACACAGAGGTCGGATAGAAAGTTTTGAGGCACTCTGTATCATCGGGCCAACCCATTGTCGAGAAGGGCCAAAGCCCTGAACTGAACCATGTATCGAGAACCTCCTCATCTTGCCAAATCTTTTCGGAATTGCAATGAGCGCATTGAGAAGGGGAAGTCACTGCCACCGTGAGTTCTTCACAGGCGTCGCAGTGCCAGATCGGGAGTTTGTGTCCCCACCAGCGTTGACGGGAAATGGGCCAAGGTTCGATATTTTCCATCCATTGATAAAATCGTCGTTCCTCACGTTCCGGGAGAAATACAATCTCACCGCGTTTCGTCGCTTCAATCGCACGTTCCGCAAGCGGTTTGACATTCAGATACCACTGTGGCGAGATGTACGGTTCAATAATCTGATTACACCGATCATGGTGTCCGACCGCATGGGGGTGCGGCACAATCTTAAGTAGATATCCTTGTTCACGCAAGTCCCCGACCAACACCTCGCGGCATTCAAACCGATCCATCCCTTGATACTTTGTTCCTGCATTCTCATTCAAACTCCCGTCCGGATTCAGTATGTTGACCTGCTCAAGTTCGTGCCGCTGACCGATTTCATGATCGTTTGGATCGTGGGCAGGTGTGACTTTCAGTGCTCCCGTGCCAAATTCCAGATCGACATATTCATCTGCTATGATCGGGAGTTCACGTCCAAGAATCGGTAGGATCGCCGTTTTGCCGATGAGGTGTTGATAACGTGTATCCTCCGGGTGGACAGCAACTGCCGTGTCACCGAGCATCGTTTCTGGACGCGTCGTCGCAATTTCAACGGATCCCTCTGAATCTTTAATCGGATACTTGATGTGATAGAAGTTTCCATCAATCTCAACAGGTTCAACCTCAAGGTTGGAGATGACGGTGCGGCAGTGTGGACACCAATTGACAAGATTTGCGTCGCGATAGATTAAGCCTGCATCGTAGAGTTTAACAAACGCTGTACAGACTGCTCTGGATAGCCCCTCATCCATCGTGAATCGTTCGCGCTCCCAATCACAGGAACAACCGAGTTGGTATAACTGATCGA
This window harbors:
- a CDS encoding phytanoyl-CoA dioxygenase family protein, yielding MIDQTYDCEPTLTDQEVIEFCQKGFIILEGVVSDEINHRVSDFMDEHTHLEPVEILAEDWFVEGVLKNPQAAGAVRSLLGKDFKLPMIMSNHRVECPRTLNCGWHRDGGAIDATRLEFLQVFYYPQDTPKEMGPTELVPSSHLVRAKRRFMSHYGNIRKGVKTAAPAGSIFITHYSIWHRATSSTGSGIRNLLKYNYWRTVPPQRDWVVDPSTDFMQMKFMPDVSVLEKWYDSIHVARLFQWLCGLGDDFEFKGGQSWPITAGGGYNTTEGLPPKLA
- a CDS encoding FAD-binding oxidoreductase — encoded protein: MATSERDYSDAKKLRIVVVGAGIVGASIAYHLSRRKDIAVTVLERDESCAGASGHSFAWLNSFGKDPVSYHHFNRRSMDIWDRFARRLGGDLDLHWGGELRWESMPERVEVLRQRVKQLQAWGYPIRIISSDELRELEPGLSPGPVEIASFSEIDGRVDPFKVIEACLQRACEAGASVHTHTPVTELCLDQRGKIKAVNTPSEEISCDVVVLASGTDTTELAATASVHIPQQHSPGVVVRTDPQPPILQNVSVLHLPPIDENRHEIHLRQSADGTLAIGQGSQESVDQDDSQEHADDLLGRAVHYLPTLVGARTIPIPVGYRPMPIDELPVIGFCDAAPNLYIALMHSGVTLAPLVGELATVEIVDGAHVEMLAPYRPERFRSANRTNLH
- a CDS encoding valine--tRNA ligase — protein: MTDIPKTYSPHDIEEKWYKYWRDKDYFHAADTSDKPPYSVVIPPPNITGSLHIGHALNNTLQDALIRWRRMQGYNTLWMPGTDHAGIGTEIIMERQLAAWGTNRDELGREKFIERMWDWKDETHATIVDQLYQLGCSCDWERERFTMDEGLSRAVCTAFVKLYDAGLIYRDANLVNWCPHCRTVISNLEVEPVEIDGNFYHIKYPIKDSEGSVEIATTRPETMLGDTAVAVHPEDTRYQHLIGKTAILPILGRELPIIADEYVDLEFGTGALKVTPAHDPNDHEIGQRHELEQVNILNPDGSLNENAGTKYQGMDRFECREVLVGDLREQGYLLKIVPHPHAVGHHDRCNQIIEPYISPQWYLNVKPLAERAIEATKRGEIVFLPEREERRFYQWMENIEPWPISRQRWWGHKLPIWHCDACEELTVAVTSPSQCAHCNSEKIWQDEEVLDTWFSSGLWPFSTMGWPDDTECLKTFYPTSVLVTAWDILFFWVVRMAMLGLQCMDEVPFRRVYLHPLVADEHGQKQSKSKGNAIDPVPTIHQYGADAFRFALVFSAVPNPYIALAESQIEAGKRFANKIWNASRLLLMNLDDFQPGQPTDLILCDQWIRSRYNATVETVTTCFEEFHFSDAAHALYEFLWHEFCDWYVELIKQRLYYTDDPTAKHTAQAVASEILEGTMRMLHPIMPFITEEIWQRLPHEGDSIMVAPWPEPQGTETDKKAEEAMQTIMDVIDAIRSVRGEMNVPPSSEVEIRIQAPNPETAELLNGHLEEYLPAFTRFSQISIAEHQEKPAAAAVAVISDIVIYIPLAGIIDIEKEKDRLQKRLDKVVKELTGTQKTLDNPNFVNRAPEAVVEQKRARLAVLESEQEKLVTNIEMLG